The genomic window GACAAATGGGCAATCGTCAGTGGGTTGAACTTACCAATGTTGATTGAAGCTTACTCTTCACGTTTTTCAATGAACTCAGCACAAGAGATTGCTGCACATGTTTTAGGTGTTGCCAGAGAAGGTGTGAAAATCAAACCGGAAGAATTAGAGCCGGCTGAAGCACCAAAAGCAGTTGTTGAAGATGGCCAACCAAAAGGCGCATTGCCGGAAGGAACAGTTGTTGGTGATGGCAAAATCAAATACGTTTTAGCACGTGTAGATTCTCGTTTGCTTCATGGACAGGTAGCGACAGCGTGGACGAAATCAACACAACCAAACCGTATCATCGTGGTTTCAGATGCTGTTTCAAAGGATGATCTTCGTAAGAAATTGATCGAACAAGCTGCACCTCCAGGGGTTAAAGCGAATGTTATTCCAATCAAAAAAATGATTGAAATCGCAAAAGACCCTCGTTTCGGCAACACAAAAGCCTTGTTGTTGTTTGAAAATCCGGAAGATGTAGTCACAGCAGTAGAAGGCGGCGTGGACATCAAAGAATTGAATGTCGGTTCAATGGCCCATTCTGTTGGTAAAGTTGTAGTAAGTAAAGTTCTGTCGATGGGAACGGAAGATGTTAAAGCTTTTGAAACATTAGAAAGCAAAGGCATCAAGTTCGATGTACGTAAAGTACCGAATGATTCAAAAGCAAACATGGACGAAATTTTGAAAAAAGCAAAAACAGAATTAGCAAACGCATAATTATCTATGAATTACGACGAAATAGACGATACAAAGTTGAGTAGTCAGTGTACTTATTGAATACCCTAGCTGCTCTTCATGATGAATCGTTTCACGCAATTCATACAAAACAAAATTCATATTTATAGGAGGTCTATCATGTCTGTTATTTCAATAATATTGGTAGTATTAGTTGCCTTTCTAGCTGGTATGGAAGGAATTCTGGATGAGTTCCAGTTCCACCAACCACTGGTAGCTTGTACGTTGATCGGTTTAGTAACCGGTAATTTGGAAGCCGGGATCGTTCTTGGCGGAACCCTTCAAATGATCGCTCTTGGGTGGGCAAACATTGGAGCAGCCGTAGCACCGGACGCAGCTTTAGCATCAGTCGCATCAGCAATTATTTTAGTATTAGGTGGACAAGGTGTTAAAGGTGTTCCTGCGGCGATCGCAATTGCGGTTCCTTTGGCTGTAGCTGGTTTGGTTTTAACTATGATCGTTCGTACATTGGCTGTACCGATTGTCCATTTGATGGATGCGGAAGCTGAAAAAGGAAATATCAGAGGCGTAGAAATGTGGCACATCGTAGCCGTAGCTATGCAAGGGGTACGTATCGCAATCCCAGCAGCAGCACTATTGTTTATTCCAGCTGAAACTGTTCAATCTGTCTTGCAGTCAATGCCTGCTTGGTTGACAGATGGTATGGCAATCGGTGGTGGAATGGTCGTTGCCGTTGGTTACGCAATGGTAATCAACATGATGGCAACAAAAGAAGTATGGCCATTCTTCGTTATCGGTTTTGTTGTAGCAGCGATTTCACAATTGACACTGATTGCACTTGGTGCATTAGGTGTTGCTCTAGCACTTATCTACCTGAACCTTTCTAAAATGGGCGGTTCTTCAAATGGTGGCGGTGGCGGAAATCATGGTGATCCGCTAGACGATATTCTTAACGACTATTAACCTTGAAGGAGGAGAAAAAAATGGCAGAAAAAGCTCAAGTATCAGAAAGAATCGAATTATCTAAAAAAGATCGTTTAGCCGTTGCGTGGCGCTCTACCTTCATTCAAGGTTCTTGGAACTATGAACGTATGCAAAATGGCGGTTGGACATTCGCAATGATCCCAGCGATTAAAAAATTATATAAATCTAAAGAAGAACGTACTGCGGCATTGAAACGTCACTTAGAGTTCTTTAATACTCACCCATACATTGCTTCACCAATTCTTGGTGTAACTCTGGCTCTTGAAGAAGAGCGTGCAAATGGTGCACCGGTTGATGATGTGGCAATCCAAGGGGTTAAGGTCGGAATGATGGGACCTTTAGCCGGTGTTGGTGACCCAGTATTCTGGTTTACAGTAAGACCGATGCTTGGTGCATTAGGTGCATCGTTAGCAATGGGCGGAAGTATTCTTGGTCCAATCATTTTCTTCGTAGCTTGGAATGCAATTCGTTGGGCGTTTATGTGGTATACACAGGAATTCGGTTATAAAGCCGGTTCTAAAATCACAGAAGACCTTTCCGGTGGATTATTGCAGGATGTAACAAAAGGTGCATCGATTCTCGGGATGTTCGTACTGGCGGCACTGGTTCAGCGGTGGGTGTCCATCAAGTTTCTACCGGTCGTATCTTCTGTTAAATTGGATGATGGTGCCTACATCGAATGGGACAAACTTCCAGCTGGCGGTGAAGGAATCAAACAGGCTTTCGAGCAGGTGAATTCCGGATTAGCTTTATCCTCTGAGAAGGTAACAACCTTGCAGAATAACTTGGATCAATTGATTCCAGGGCTAGCTGCATTGCTTCTTACATTGTTCTGTATGTGGTTGCTTAAGAAAAAAGTTTCTCCAATCGTTATTATCCTTGGCCTATTCGTAGTAGGTATTCTTGGACACGTGGTTGGATTACTGTAAAACAGAGCGAAGGGGCTGGACAATTGTTTGTCCCGGCCCCTTCTTGATTTTTTATAGGTACATAGCATTCTTTTATTTAAAATAGCGTATTTACTCAGATAACGGTATAATAAATGAATCGAAATAGCGAGAATGGAGTGGGTATAATGGTTCAATCACTGAATACAAAAGTAGATTTGGTAATAGATGCGACGGCCTATACAGGACTTACTGATTATGGACAGCTCATGGTTGGTGATAAAGGGTTTGAATTCTACAACTCACGAGATACACGGAAGTACATTCAAATTCCTTGGGAAGAAGTAGAGTATGTGATTGCTTCTGTACTTTTCAAAGGAAAATGGATTCCCCGTTATGCTATTGAGACAAAGCAAAATGGAACCTTTACCTTTGCATCTAAAGAACCTAAAAAAGTACTACGAGCTATAAGGGAGTATATCCCTTCAGATCGTATGGTTCAATCCTTGGGCTTTTTCGACGTTGTGAAGCGTGGCGTACAAGCGAAGTTTAAAAAAGGATAGTCTCTAAATCAATCGATCCATCAAGTTGCGATTCTTTTGATACTCAGGATAGAATTCCACGAGACATAGGCAATTATTCCATTTATTTTCAGACGGGCTCATTAGGAAAATAAGAAAATTAAAGAGCTGACAGGATTTGTAGGACAAGTTTTCGATAAAAAACGAAACTGAGTCTACTGGTGCAGCATAGATAAAACGATTGAGATGAGAGTGATTTCAGTCGTTTTTTATATGTTCTTTTATCAAAAGTGAAAAAATAACAGCATTACTTTTGACCAAAATTTCTTATCGGAGTACCATAAACAATGTAAGAATAAACGAAAGAGGTGAAAAAAATAATGGATAAAAAAGCAACGGGTTTTGACTGGGGTTCGTTATTATTAGGGATTTTGTTTGTTATCGTTTCATTGATGTCTTTTCAAGACCCAACGGGAAATTTACTGGCGATCGTCATGATTTTCGCTATATTTGCCATTATAAAGGGTGTATTTGAAATTTTTGTCCGGAATCGCTTGAAGGAATTGACAGGGTATAAGACTTACATGCCTCTGATCTTAGGTGTTATCGACATTATTCTGGGGATTTATCTTCTTTTTAATCTGCAAATAGGAATTGCTGTGTTACCTTATGTCTTTGCACTATGGTTCATTCTGGATTCCTTCTTCAATTTGTTCACATTGGACTTGGCAAAAGCTTTCCACACTGGGTACTATTGGTTGAGCTTGATCGTAGATATTTTGGGGATCATTTTGGGTGTTATGCTCTTGTTTAACCCACTATCTTCTGCGCTAACATTGAGTTTTCTGGTAGGTTTTTATTTTATGATGTTTGGAATCACGTATATCGTTTATGCGTTTCATTGAAAAACGAGACAATGAATAAGCACTTTTACTTTCAAGTAAACCAAAAGCTTCACTCCGCGTTGATCGTGGAGTGAAGCTTTTATGTATTAGGAGGTTGGGAGTAAGGAAA from Enterococcus sp. 9E7_DIV0242 includes these protein-coding regions:
- a CDS encoding mannose/fructose/sorbose PTS transporter subunit IIA; translated protein: MVGIILASHGKFAEGILQSGSMIFGEQENVKAVTLMPSEGPDDLKAKLTEAIATFDNDEEVLFLVDLWGGTPFNQANSLFEERKDKWAIVSGLNLPMLIEAYSSRFSMNSAQEIAAHVLGVAREGVKIKPEELEPAEAPKAVVEDGQPKGALPEGTVVGDGKIKYVLARVDSRLLHGQVATAWTKSTQPNRIIVVSDAVSKDDLRKKLIEQAAPPGVKANVIPIKKMIEIAKDPRFGNTKALLLFENPEDVVTAVEGGVDIKELNVGSMAHSVGKVVVSKVLSMGTEDVKAFETLESKGIKFDVRKVPNDSKANMDEILKKAKTELANA
- a CDS encoding PTS mannose/fructose/sorbose transporter subunit IIC yields the protein MSVISIILVVLVAFLAGMEGILDEFQFHQPLVACTLIGLVTGNLEAGIVLGGTLQMIALGWANIGAAVAPDAALASVASAIILVLGGQGVKGVPAAIAIAVPLAVAGLVLTMIVRTLAVPIVHLMDAEAEKGNIRGVEMWHIVAVAMQGVRIAIPAAALLFIPAETVQSVLQSMPAWLTDGMAIGGGMVVAVGYAMVINMMATKEVWPFFVIGFVVAAISQLTLIALGALGVALALIYLNLSKMGGSSNGGGGGNHGDPLDDILNDY
- a CDS encoding PTS system mannose/fructose/sorbose family transporter subunit IID codes for the protein MAEKAQVSERIELSKKDRLAVAWRSTFIQGSWNYERMQNGGWTFAMIPAIKKLYKSKEERTAALKRHLEFFNTHPYIASPILGVTLALEEERANGAPVDDVAIQGVKVGMMGPLAGVGDPVFWFTVRPMLGALGASLAMGGSILGPIIFFVAWNAIRWAFMWYTQEFGYKAGSKITEDLSGGLLQDVTKGASILGMFVLAALVQRWVSIKFLPVVSSVKLDDGAYIEWDKLPAGGEGIKQAFEQVNSGLALSSEKVTTLQNNLDQLIPGLAALLLTLFCMWLLKKKVSPIVIILGLFVVGILGHVVGLL
- a CDS encoding DUF956 family protein, with the translated sequence MVQSLNTKVDLVIDATAYTGLTDYGQLMVGDKGFEFYNSRDTRKYIQIPWEEVEYVIASVLFKGKWIPRYAIETKQNGTFTFASKEPKKVLRAIREYIPSDRMVQSLGFFDVVKRGVQAKFKKG
- a CDS encoding HdeD family acid-resistance protein; protein product: MDKKATGFDWGSLLLGILFVIVSLMSFQDPTGNLLAIVMIFAIFAIIKGVFEIFVRNRLKELTGYKTYMPLILGVIDIILGIYLLFNLQIGIAVLPYVFALWFILDSFFNLFTLDLAKAFHTGYYWLSLIVDILGIILGVMLLFNPLSSALTLSFLVGFYFMMFGITYIVYAFH